A single genomic interval of Nonomuraea rubra harbors:
- a CDS encoding aldehyde dehydrogenase family protein: protein MSRQIVSIVGGKDVAAASTYESINPARTGEVVARVGLADAETFAAACRTAREAQREWAKVPAPVRGRVIASIGRLVEANTERLARLVTEEIGKPYAEALGEVREIVDTCDFFLGEGRRLYGQTVPSEMPDKNLFTFRNPIGVAAVVTAGNFPVAVPSWYLVPALLCGNAVVWKPAEYAAASAHALFTLFTAAGLPDGVLNIVFADGAATFGGLERALDEGTVQKVGFTGSSEVGRKIGELTGRHLQSACLELGGKNPMVIMPDADLDLAVEGALFSGFGTAGQRCTSLGTVIVHESVHDAFVERFARAVETARIGDPGQDVLAGPLLDGKFADRYEEYLTWIEPHHRVVTGATGRITKDNPRDGFDGGDGLYYHPVVVDGVRPGDRLFMEETFGPIVGVTAFSTMEEALDLANLPGYGLSSSIYTTNPQHAFRFREGISAGMVSVNNSTSGAEAHLPFGGNGKSGNGSRQSGMWVLDQFTRWQAMNWDHSGRLQKAQMDVADIVPDLDFRLA, encoded by the coding sequence GTGAGCCGACAAATCGTTTCCATCGTGGGCGGCAAGGACGTGGCGGCCGCGAGCACGTACGAGTCGATCAATCCCGCCCGCACGGGCGAGGTCGTGGCGCGGGTCGGCCTGGCGGACGCGGAGACGTTCGCCGCGGCCTGCCGCACCGCCAGGGAGGCGCAGCGCGAGTGGGCGAAGGTGCCCGCGCCGGTGCGCGGCCGGGTGATCGCCTCGATCGGGCGGCTGGTGGAGGCCAACACCGAGCGGCTGGCCAGGCTGGTGACCGAGGAGATCGGCAAGCCGTACGCCGAGGCGCTGGGCGAGGTCAGGGAGATCGTGGACACCTGCGACTTCTTCCTCGGCGAGGGCCGCAGGCTGTACGGGCAGACCGTCCCGTCGGAGATGCCGGACAAGAACCTGTTCACCTTCCGCAACCCGATCGGCGTGGCGGCGGTCGTGACAGCGGGCAACTTCCCGGTGGCGGTCCCGTCGTGGTACCTGGTCCCGGCGCTGCTGTGCGGCAACGCCGTGGTGTGGAAGCCCGCCGAGTACGCCGCCGCCTCCGCGCACGCCCTGTTCACCCTGTTCACGGCGGCGGGCCTGCCCGACGGCGTGCTGAACATCGTCTTCGCCGACGGCGCGGCCACGTTCGGGGGCCTGGAGCGGGCCCTGGACGAGGGCACCGTGCAGAAGGTGGGCTTCACCGGCTCCAGCGAGGTGGGCAGGAAGATCGGCGAGCTGACGGGCCGCCACCTGCAGTCGGCCTGCCTGGAGCTGGGCGGCAAGAACCCGATGGTGATCATGCCGGACGCCGATCTGGACCTGGCCGTCGAGGGCGCGCTGTTCTCCGGCTTCGGCACCGCCGGCCAGCGCTGCACCAGCCTGGGCACGGTGATCGTGCACGAGAGCGTGCACGACGCGTTCGTGGAGCGGTTCGCGCGCGCGGTGGAGACGGCCAGGATCGGCGACCCCGGGCAGGACGTGCTGGCGGGGCCCCTGCTGGACGGCAAGTTCGCCGACCGGTACGAGGAGTACCTGACCTGGATCGAGCCGCACCACCGGGTCGTCACCGGCGCGACCGGCCGGATCACGAAGGACAACCCGCGCGACGGCTTCGACGGCGGCGACGGGCTCTACTACCACCCGGTCGTGGTGGACGGCGTGCGGCCGGGCGACCGGCTGTTCATGGAGGAGACGTTCGGCCCGATCGTGGGCGTGACCGCGTTCTCCACCATGGAGGAGGCGCTCGACCTGGCCAACCTGCCCGGTTACGGCCTGTCGAGCTCCATCTACACCACGAACCCGCAGCACGCCTTCCGCTTCAGGGAGGGCATCTCGGCGGGCATGGTCAGCGTCAACAACTCCACCTCGGGCGCCGAGGCGCACCTGCCGTTCGGCGGCAACGGCAAGTCGGGCAACGGCAGCCGCCAGTCGGGCATGTGGGTGCTCGACCAGTTCACCCGCTGGCAGGCGATGAACTGGGACCACTCGGGGCGCCTGCAGAAGGCGCAGATGGACGTCGCGGACATCGTCCCCGACCTGGACTTCCGCCTGGCATGA
- a CDS encoding UTP--glucose-1-phosphate uridylyltransferase — protein sequence MIRKAVIPVAGLGTRLLPLTKALPKEMLPIGDKPVIEHTIRELVDSGIDEITIVTSARKELVQRHFAPDGDLERELRAAGKDDLAGAVAELSSLAHITYLYQRGPYGNGTPVLNAARVIGDEPFMVLWADDVFVAEVPRARQLKSAYEATGAPVLALMPMEVEDAAKYGVPIVEEDLGGGRLRISGLVEKPRPEEAPSRYAAIGGYVVTPGVVAELEAATRRWYERPEGEIYLTDALHRHAAANPVYGQVIDGTWWDTGSPLNYLRAQFAAALADPVHGPELRKLARES from the coding sequence ATGATCCGCAAGGCCGTGATCCCGGTGGCCGGGCTGGGCACCCGGCTGCTGCCCCTGACGAAGGCGCTGCCCAAGGAGATGTTGCCGATCGGCGACAAGCCGGTCATCGAGCACACCATCCGCGAGCTCGTGGACTCCGGCATCGACGAGATCACCATCGTGACCTCGGCCCGCAAGGAGCTCGTCCAGCGGCACTTCGCCCCGGACGGCGACCTGGAGCGGGAGCTGCGCGCGGCCGGCAAGGACGACCTGGCCGGCGCGGTGGCCGAGCTGTCGTCGCTGGCCCACATCACGTACCTGTACCAGCGCGGCCCGTACGGCAACGGCACGCCGGTGCTGAACGCCGCCCGGGTCATCGGCGACGAGCCGTTCATGGTGTTGTGGGCCGACGACGTGTTCGTGGCCGAGGTGCCCCGCGCCAGGCAGCTCAAGTCCGCCTACGAGGCCACCGGCGCGCCGGTGCTGGCGCTGATGCCGATGGAGGTCGAGGACGCCGCCAAGTACGGCGTGCCGATCGTCGAGGAGGACCTCGGCGGCGGCCGCCTGCGCATCTCCGGGCTGGTGGAGAAGCCGCGCCCGGAGGAGGCCCCCTCGCGCTACGCCGCCATCGGCGGTTACGTCGTCACCCCCGGGGTGGTCGCCGAGCTGGAGGCGGCCACGCGCCGCTGGTACGAGCGTCCCGAGGGCGAGATCTACCTCACCGACGCCCTGCACCGCCACGCCGCGGCCAACCCGGTGTACGGCCAGGTCATCGACGGCACCTGGTGGGACACCGGCTCGCCGCTCAACTACCTGCGGGCACAGTTCGCCGCCGCGCTGGCCGATCCGGTCCACGGGCCGGAGCTGCGCAAACTGGCGCGGGAGAGCTAG
- a CDS encoding aminoglycoside phosphotransferase family protein: MGKMHADEADIDVSLVRRLLAAQFPQWAELPIEPFPSSGTVNAVYRLGDHLSVRLPRIENGVGDIEKEHRWLPRLAPLLPVAIPDVLGRGAPAEGFPWPWSVSRWIDGENPREGHEDGLLAKDLAAFAGAFRRIDLPGGPAAYRAGPLSEVDAATRHAIGELDGLIDTGAATAAWDAAVRAPEWAGRPVWVHSDLMPGNLLVQDGRLTGVIDFATMGVGDPAIDLIPAWNLLTPASREVFRATLGADDATWARGRGWALSMALIQLPYYLYTNPAIAANARFVIGQVLADGIGDRSLG; encoded by the coding sequence ATGGGCAAGATGCACGCCGACGAGGCGGATATCGACGTTTCTCTGGTACGCCGCCTGCTGGCCGCACAATTCCCGCAATGGGCGGAGCTGCCTATCGAGCCGTTCCCGTCCTCCGGGACGGTCAACGCGGTCTACCGGCTGGGCGACCACCTGTCCGTACGCCTGCCGCGCATCGAGAACGGCGTCGGCGACATCGAGAAGGAGCACCGCTGGCTGCCGCGGCTGGCCCCGCTGCTGCCCGTGGCCATCCCCGACGTGCTCGGCAGGGGCGCGCCGGCCGAGGGCTTCCCCTGGCCGTGGTCGGTCAGCCGGTGGATCGACGGCGAGAACCCGCGCGAGGGTCACGAGGACGGGCTGCTCGCCAAGGACCTGGCCGCATTCGCCGGGGCGTTCCGGCGGATCGACCTGCCGGGCGGGCCCGCGGCGTACCGGGCGGGGCCCCTGTCGGAGGTGGACGCGGCGACCAGGCACGCGATCGGCGAGCTGGACGGCCTGATCGACACCGGCGCGGCCACCGCCGCGTGGGACGCGGCCGTCCGCGCGCCCGAGTGGGCGGGACGGCCCGTGTGGGTGCACTCCGACCTGATGCCGGGCAACCTCCTGGTCCAGGACGGCCGGCTCACCGGAGTGATCGACTTCGCGACCATGGGCGTGGGCGACCCGGCCATCGACCTGATCCCGGCCTGGAACCTGCTCACCCCCGCCTCCCGCGAGGTCTTCCGCGCCACGCTCGGCGCCGACGACGCGACGTGGGCGCGCGGCAGGGGCTGGGCGCTGTCGATGGCGCTCATCCAGCTCCCCTACTACCTGTACACGAACCCGGCCATCGCGGCCAACGCCCGGTTCGTGATCGGCCAGGTGCTGGCCGATGGGATCGGCGATCGCTCCCTGGGGTAA
- a CDS encoding alpha/beta fold hydrolase, translated as MVISEGKFIESGKVALWTERFGDPEDPAVLLVMGTSTPGLGWPDELVDTLVTGGRQVIRFDHRDTGRSGCVDFATDPYTLADLAADALAVLDAYGVRTAHLAGASLGGAVVQWLAVHRPERVTTLTVIMSGPMGADAGPAWARALSGQEPDPDDLPPPAPRFLEHVMRMASVPRGTREEAVAANLETWRVLSGEALPFDEQAARRLVEQSYDLAADPAAALNHDLAGRVMTADRQVPLSSIKVPTLVVHGTEDPLRPLPHGEAVAAQIPGARLEAIPGMGHSLLSPGLPQRVAGLVLRHTAG; from the coding sequence ATGGTGATATCCGAAGGGAAATTCATCGAGTCCGGGAAAGTAGCGTTGTGGACCGAGCGGTTCGGCGACCCGGAGGACCCGGCGGTGCTGCTCGTCATGGGCACCTCCACCCCGGGCCTCGGCTGGCCGGACGAGCTGGTCGACACCCTCGTGACCGGCGGCAGGCAGGTGATCCGCTTCGACCACCGCGACACCGGCCGCTCCGGCTGCGTCGACTTCGCCACCGACCCGTACACGCTCGCGGACCTGGCCGCCGACGCCCTCGCCGTGCTCGACGCGTACGGCGTGCGCACCGCCCACCTCGCGGGCGCCTCGCTCGGCGGCGCGGTCGTCCAGTGGCTGGCCGTGCACCGCCCGGAACGCGTGACCACGCTGACCGTGATCATGTCGGGCCCGATGGGCGCGGACGCCGGCCCGGCCTGGGCACGCGCCCTGTCGGGCCAGGAGCCGGACCCGGACGACCTGCCCCCGCCCGCACCGCGCTTCCTGGAGCACGTCATGCGCATGGCGAGCGTGCCGCGCGGCACCCGCGAGGAGGCCGTCGCGGCGAACCTGGAGACCTGGCGGGTGCTGAGCGGCGAGGCGCTGCCGTTCGACGAGCAGGCGGCGCGGCGGCTGGTCGAGCAGTCCTACGACCTCGCGGCGGATCCGGCGGCGGCGCTCAACCACGACCTGGCCGGGCGGGTGATGACCGCCGACCGCCAGGTCCCGCTGTCCTCGATCAAGGTCCCCACGCTGGTCGTGCACGGCACGGAGGACCCGCTGCGCCCGCTGCCGCACGGCGAGGCAGTGGCCGCGCAGATCCCGGGCGCCCGGCTGGAGGCGATCCCGGGCATGGGCCATTCGCTCCTGTCGCCGGGCCTGCCGCAGCGGGTGGCCGGGCTGGTGCTCCGGCACACGGCCGGCTGA
- a CDS encoding DUF1876 domain-containing protein produces the protein METKEWTVRISLAEAGDDTSAQATLTTAKGEQVTGTGRARRNPADPSKPVIGDELAASRALADLAHHLAVIANHDISESAADSPPPTRSW, from the coding sequence ATGGAGACCAAGGAATGGACCGTGCGCATCTCGCTCGCCGAGGCCGGTGACGACACCTCGGCGCAGGCGACGCTGACCACCGCGAAAGGCGAGCAGGTGACCGGGACCGGACGGGCGCGCCGCAACCCGGCGGACCCGTCGAAGCCGGTGATCGGGGACGAGCTGGCCGCCTCCCGCGCGCTGGCCGACCTGGCACATCACCTGGCCGTCATCGCGAACCACGACATTTCAGAATCAGCCGCGGATTCTCCGCCCCCCACCCGTTCCTGGTAA
- a CDS encoding HAD family hydrolase, translating to MIGTRPDGGRLALFDLDWTLLDLGAAFVRWAGEFAERHRLPEGAVERLVELNAAAHPDRGRFFAEARRAFGVRESVAELTRGFHRRIPRLADPYPGVPEALTGLREAGWRVGIVTNGPAQRQLTKLRRTGLDRLVDGYAISGAEGVRKPEVELFAIAARRCGAELGAGGWMTGDNLTADIAGARAAGLRGIWIDHGTWPGQEHGADHVVGNVLDGIAILAATRH from the coding sequence GTGATCGGTACCCGTCCGGACGGCGGCCGGCTGGCGCTGTTCGACCTCGACTGGACGCTGCTCGACCTGGGCGCGGCGTTCGTCCGGTGGGCGGGCGAGTTCGCCGAGCGGCACCGGCTGCCGGAGGGGGCGGTGGAGCGGCTGGTCGAGCTGAACGCCGCGGCCCACCCCGATCGGGGGCGGTTCTTCGCCGAGGCGCGGCGCGCGTTCGGCGTGCGGGAGTCCGTGGCGGAGCTGACGAGGGGCTTCCACCGGCGGATCCCGCGGCTCGCCGACCCCTACCCCGGCGTGCCCGAGGCGCTGACCGGGCTGCGGGAGGCGGGCTGGCGGGTCGGCATTGTCACCAACGGCCCGGCGCAGCGCCAGCTCACCAAGCTCCGGCGGACCGGGCTGGACCGGCTGGTGGACGGGTACGCCATCTCGGGCGCCGAAGGGGTGCGCAAGCCGGAGGTGGAGCTGTTCGCGATCGCTGCCCGGCGGTGCGGGGCCGAGCTGGGGGCGGGCGGCTGGATGACGGGCGACAACCTGACCGCGGACATCGCCGGGGCCAGGGCGGCGGGCCTGCGCGGCATCTGGATCGACCACGGCACCTGGCCCGGACAGGAGCACGGGGCCGACCACGTGGTCGGCAACGTCCTGGACGGCATCGCCATCCTGGCCGCCACCCGCCACTGA